The Muntiacus reevesi chromosome 5, mMunRee1.1, whole genome shotgun sequence genome segment CTTTGAGCAGCTGTAAACGGCGCTGATGTAAGGAGAATTAAGAGCTCCTGGACCTTCTGCACGCTAGCACCTACCCAGATCCGAATAAGCTCACACGGAAACTGGAGTGCGTTCGTTCAGGTTCAAGTAGTGTTGACCTGAAGGCGGGGCTGATCCTCCCAGCACCTGAGTTCTGCGCCGGCGCAACACGCGACGCGGAGGCGGAACCGAGACGCAGGAGTCTCAGCTTCTGGCCGAGCGCGGAGAGCACGGCGCGGTGCACCACGGGCGCGCCGCACGGTAGGGCATGGAGGAGCGCGGCGAGTCCCAGCCGACCGCGGGCTGCGGCGATGCGCGCCCCGGCGACGATCGCGGCGGCGGCAGCGCCCACCCGTGGGCCCCCGAGGACGCCTGGATGGGCACGCACCCTAAGGTCAGCAGGCGCTAGAGGAGCAGGGCGCCCTGTCCAGGCCTGCTCCCAAGGCGGGACCCCCGGGCCGTGCTCCCGCTTGGGCCCTTGACTCCCCACCCAGTGGGATCGCAGAGTTTCCGCGCGAACCTCACGGAAGGGGATTCTTTTTGCTCACTGATCGCTGCTGGcaacattgtttttgtttgtttcaatgaGTTAAACTATTGTTCTGACACCGCCCCCTTCCGCCTCGCCTCCCTCGGACCATTCTTAACTGGAGGGAACATCGTTAGCTACATTGCCTCTGGAGCCAGATATCAGCCACACCAGTAATCTGAGTTTTGCTGCTTAGGGTcgttcttggggatggtctcatttaatcctcatagtaaCCAAGCGGAACCGTTTGTGAGCCTCGAATAAGCTGTAGTAGTCTCCCGTGGTCAAAGTTTTAGGCCAGGTCCTCCTTTGTCTCTTGGCAAATTGCTGCCCTGGACCAGCTATGGCCCAAGCAATGAATGGATATGAGTTTTGCAAGAATCTCAGGGCCTACATACTTTGGTCTAGTAGCTTGAATAGAATTGCAGTCTTCTGCTGGAGAGCAGTATTTCATAGTTAATGACCTAAAAAACatcccagaaaaggaaaactttgaAGATCTTTTCATCTTCTCTTGCTTGATTTTATCCTTCTGCTCTGATCCCCTTACACCCTCTCAGGGTGAGAAAAACAAACGCTAACATGGAGATATTATTAAGTGACATCAAAGAACCAAAATATGGAGAGAGAGCATGGTGGTCAGGAGCATGAGTTCAGactgcctgagtttgaatcctagTTCTGTCATCAGCtttgtgattattattattatttttttttttcctgcgggggcggggggacgcaaaaaagaaaaagttttatctCATtgttcctcagttttctcttctgtaaaatggagataagaatAGTATTAACCTTATCAAGTTGTTAGAGGATTAAGACAGTTAATATTAGTAAAGCACTTAAGACACAGCAGCCACTAcctaaatatttaaaggaaaacaccAGTAATAAGTTTTAAAAGCTACTTCTAGATTTGATGTTACTGTTTAATTTTCATACttgcagggttttttgttttttgttttttctttctttaaagtcaAACACTTTATAGACTCAAACAATCAAAtactttcttttggtttttcttcTTGAAGGATCTaattgatcttaaaaaaaaaaaaagaaaaggtattagTTGTTTGATTTTCAGTTCTGCATTTGCATTATTCAGTTTGAAAATTACTTAGGTCAATCCAATAACATAGGATCAGATTTATCATCCTCAAACACCACTTTGGTTATGTAATTCTCATGTTTAGAGAATTTCCTGAAGGGTAAAATTCATACTTTTACGTTGGCCATCAAGACCTCGCTACCTGGTCCCCCGTTGCCTTTTCAGTGTCATTTCCAAACTTATTTGAGGTTGAGGAGGACAATTAACAGCACTCCTCTTTTCCTGCACCTGTACACACTTTGGTGCATGCTGAGGGAAAGTGTGACTTTAGCACACCCAGGTGGGTCTGCAGATGCCTCACCTCTGCACTGACCCTGCTCCCCACCTGCCTAGTCATTGACAGAGCTGAAATACCTCAGGCTTCTCCTGCAGGGGCAGGCCCTGAATAATGTTCCCTGTGTGCTGACCAACAAGTCTGAAAGCCGCAGCAGCTTGTTTGATCCTTCCTTTGAAACTCAACAGTTAATGAACTCCCTGCTCTTGAgtgagcaggggtggggagagaggccaGGAGTACTCTTCTAGCACACCTTCTCCACCGGCAAATGAGACCAGGGAAACAGAGGCTCCCACTAACCTGCCCCGACAAAAGTCCTGTTAAGATGTCTCTACTCCCGGCAGATAGGTTTCTTTCTAGGCCTTTGAATCCATGGTGCTTATTTCCACTTTCGTGTGATTACTCACACTGTCACTCTTTCTCTGTTTATTCAATTCGCACATGTCCTTCAGGGCCCAGTTTGCATCCCACTTCTGCCAGGAAACAGTCACCAGCCAAGCCACCTGAGTGCAGCTCCTTTGACctgttgtgtcatttttttttttttttccattcacttGGTTTTTAGTCACTTACtataatgtattattatttatctGCAATTgcaagtgtgtatgtgtttacCCTAGCAATCCATAAGTTTTTTTAAGAGATAGGGATCAGAGCTTAATTGCTAAGAAATTCCCACTATACCTTTAGGAGAGTCTTATACATTATCTGTTGACTAGTTGTTAATTGAAAGAAAATGCTAAGagattcttccttctctttttgacAATTACATTTTGATTTTCAGTATTTAGAAATGATGGAATTAGATATAGGAGATGCCACCCAAGTTTATATAGCGTTCTTGGTTTACCTGGACCTCATGGAGAGTAAGTAActtgtttattattgttttgttATTGGGGTTATTGGTGGGGGAATGAGGAGTTGTGTCGGGATATAGCATTTATGCATTTGCTGTTAATTTTGTCAGTGTTGTGATTTCTTTATTCATTAGCACTGGGAATTACGAGTAACAGAAAATACTAGAAAGATAAAGGGACATAGCATTATAAGTGATGTTTGCTCAACTGAGTATTAGGTAGATTTTAGaccttttatcttttatttttgataaatattgtTGTCCATTCGATGATGCACTTTCAGGTAAAAGTTGGCATGAAGTAAACTGTGTGGGATTACCAGATCTCCAGCTCATCTGCCTTCTCGGTACTGAAATAGAAGGAGAAGGGTTACAGACTGTGGTACCTACGCCCATCAGTGCTTCCCTCAGCCATAACAGGTGGGCAGCTGATTTTGATCTTTGTTTAGCAGGTTAGTTCCTTTCCTGCATAAAGCACTAGGAATCCTTAAATTAGGGTTAGTAATAAATTTTAAAGGCTTCCTGGTAGATCAGGggttaagtatctgcctgcaacacaggagacacgggttccatccctgggtcaggaagatactctggagaaggaaatggcaacccactccattattcttgcctggaaaatccaatggacagagaatcctggtaggctacagtccatggggttgcaaagagtttgacacgacttagcaactaaacaacagcaacaatgtattttaaaagggATTTGGGGTATAGGAATCATGGCTTTATTCTTGGTTATTTGAGAACTAAGTTAAATATGAGTGTTGAACAAGTGTTTATTTACTGTAAAATGTTACTGTATTTTTCATGCTCATTGGGAGTGGtttcattttagatatttttaactttataaaaaggCATGTAATATTTTGAGGCTTGCTTTATAATGTTAAGGTTATATTATGGTGTCTCTTGGCCAGGAGGGTGGGCCGCCGTATAGCATTCCATTGTGTGATTATACCATAGTGTTCACATCTCTCCTGATGATGGAGTGTTGCTCATGTTCGACTTTAGGGGGTAGtttcaaactattttccaaagtggttgcctCAGTTTACTTTCCCCTACACAGTAAGTAAGATCTTTGGAAGCTGTATGGTCTCTGACATTTACTATTCTCTGACTCATAAATTTTTGCCAGTTGAATGGCTTGTGTAACTATGGTCTTAATGTGCAGGTCTCTGATActgaacatttatttatatttttattatttcctagcttgaaaaatgcattttcacATCCTTTACCTGTTGGATTGTTTGCAGTTTCCTCACTGACCCCTAggacttctttatatattcttgatattaaTCCTTTTGGTTGTGTTTCCCAGATTTAAAAATCTGTCTTTCAGGTATCTTTTGATGAATAACAGCTTTTAATTTGAATATAATCATACTTACTAATTTTAATAATCAATATCTTTATATCTAATATAGGCGCTATTTCCTAAGTAAAGATTTAAAAGACGACGGTCACCTGTATCTTCACTAAGAGTTTTGAAGTTGCTCTTTTTAACATTATGAGAGGAAGGCTAGGGACCCTATTTTCAGTTGGATGACTATTTTTCTCTGCCCCCAATTACTGAATATTCCCTCCTTTCCTTATTATCTGACATACCATCTTTGTGCAGCTATGCTTTGATTTGCTTCTGGCCTCTCTTTATATTCTGTTTGTCAATATATTTATTCTTAATGCCAGTACCAGGTTTTCCTAACTGCTTGCTTCATAAGAAGACCTGGCATCCTGGTAAAAAGTCTCCCTCTCTGTTCTTCTTGAGAAGCTGTGACAGGTGGCTTCTGAGACGGCTTCTTGTGATCCGGCCTTCTGATGGTCACACTTGTGTAACTCCCTTCCCTGGAGTGTGGGCTGGAGTCAGTGACTTGCCTTTTTGTTGGGGGGTAGTTGTTGTGCACtgagcagcttgtgggatcttagttccccaaccagcgatcaaacccggGTCCTCGGCGGTGAAAGCATAGAGTCGTAACCCttggagcaccagggaattcccagtgtcttactgttaataaataaaatttggcaAAATGATGAGATGCTACTTCTAAGGCCAGATTATAGAAGACATaaggctatttggggtcttttgtgtttccacacaaatttgaaaatttttagttactagttctgtgaaaaattgttcagttgctgagtcatatctgattctttgtaaccccatggactgcagcttgccaggcccccctgtccttcactgtctcccagagtttgttcaaactcatttctattcagttggtgatgctatctaaccatctcaccttctgccgcccccttctccttttgctttcagtcttggccagcatcagggtcttttccaatgtgaaaAATACTCTTGacaatttgatagagattgcactaAATCTATAAATTGCCTTGAAtcatatggtcattttaacagtattgacTTTTCCTATCCAAGGgcatggtatatttttctttctgtctgtgtcattttcaatttctttcatcagtgtcttatagttcaACTGACAAGAGCATatctatctatgtgtgtgtgtgtgtgtgcacacatatatacatgcgtgctcagtctcttcagtcatgtctgactctttgcaacccaaagactgtagcccaccaggctcctctgtccatgggattctccaggacacacacacacacacacacacacacacacacactgtccatgggattctccaggacacacacacacgcgcgcgcgcgcacacactgTATATCtaaagcattgtaaatcaatgatacttTGAGAAAAAAACCAGTGGCTTCTGTTGGGCACTCTCTCTCTGACTTGTTTGTTCTGAGGTAAGCCAGCTGCACTGAGAACTGTCCTAGAGAAAGGCTGAACGTAACTAGTAATGGAGCCAAGTTTCTGCGAGGTAGGAAGGGGAGAATTCAAGAAACTACTGGAAGAGAGTAATCTTGAGCTGGAAGAGGAGCACCCAAACCTCGGAGGCTGTAGGGCAGGTAGAAAGGACAGATAAAGACATAGGTATATTTTAGTGGGTGTATAAGTAGGGAAGAGGGCTTGgagctgttgttcagccactaagtcatgtccgactctttgtgaccctatgaactgcaacatgccaggctcctctgtcctccagtatctaCCAGAGTTCgctcagattcctgtccattgagtcagtgatgctatctaaccatctcatcctcggctgtccccttctccttggccttcagtttttcccagcgtcagggtcttttctagtaagtcagctcttcgcatcaggtagccaaagtactggagtttcagcttcagcatcagtccttccagtgaacacccaggactgatctccttcaggatggactggttggatctccttgcagtccaagggactctcaagagtcttctccagcaccacaattcaaaggggAAGGAGGCAGAGCACCTTAAGTTCCAATATGAAGCACTTTGATGAATacctatttttttctgaattctctaTGAATGCATAGAGAATTAATGCATATTGACTTAGGAGAAAGACCGTGGACTAAAGCCAAAAGACCTGGATTCTGGTCTTGGCACAGATACTTAACATTTTGTTTGATGATTGGAGACACACAATTCTTGAGTTTCACTTTGTCTTTTATTGAAGGTTACAGGTTATCAGTAGATAATATGTGAGATCCCTTCCAAATCAAAGCTACCATAATTGgctatttttttcattgtgtgtattacataaaattatattaagctaatttttagatttctattaaatgtttttggtgtgtgtgatTTGTTATTAGAATTATCTTTTGATATTTCAGGCTATTCGTACTATTCTTTGAGAGGCTTCTTACTGTGAGATTTTTCTATGTGTTTTGAGAATCAATACACAACAATTTAACTAGCTTTATTTCTAATAATGCTTCTGCCTAAGAGATGTAATAATTCACTCCTTCAGACTCTCCCTTTGTGTCTTTAAATTACTGTAACAATGTCATCCTAGCtagtattattgttattttatttatttggacaaGGAACTACCATTTAGAATTAACGTACATTTAAtcctaaaaagcaaaatgaatataGCCTGTTTGAATCAAAATCATTTCATAAATCTAGAACTATAAATTTGCCCGattaatttctagtttttccTACTTATGACTATTGCTTTTCTAGCTTTTTAAGCTTGTTTTCTCCTTTAAGTAGAATTAGTTGGAAGGGTAACTTAGTAATCCATTTTTGCGCTCTATAAATAAAGCAGAGGGCTTAGTCTGTgtgtcttatttttatataaatattcatgATTATATTAGGCAGTGGAATGATAATATAGAAAATAGCACAAATGGGGCCCAATACACATTagatttattatactttttatggCATAAAATGTTCTCAACTCAAAGAGTGGAAATAACCTTTAACAAATAAAGATTTGTGTGTTTGATTTCATTCCTCAGTTTTTAACAGGAGTGATATTTTTAGGTAATAGGCAAACTTTAATCTGTTTTTACTCCCATGTGTACTTTCTGTATAAAATGTTACATGTATAACAGTAATGGTGCAATTTCAGACAGTTGTGGTTAATGTAGGAATTTTCCTTCATTAGTaacacaaagaaaattattgactttgaCTCTATGGCCGCCTTGTATAGGGAGGAAGCTCATTAAGACAAGTCCTGAAAGTATTTGGGTAGGAATTTATGAAGGCAactcaccttaaaaaaaatgcatttttttgaaTTTAAGAGAATAAACCacctataaaaataaatcactgggttcactttaaaaattattattgtcaGATAATATTGCTTGAACTTTTTAGTCTTTACCTAGCAAATACTTATTGACTGTTAGGTCAGGAGGTGGTCTGTGCTAGAGATACCGTGCTGATCAAGAcaacctatttctttttttgaggcATAATTGATATGCAACAttgtattagcttcaggtgtgcaacataatgatttgatatttgtatatatggcaAAAGAAATCACTGTATATAattacagagtttttttttttcttgtgatatgaacccttaagatctactttcttagcCACTTTCAAATAATGCAATatggtattattaactatagtcaccatgctgtagaTTACAtacccatgacttatttattttataaccggAAGTTTATACTTTTTAAGTCTTTTCGCCTGTTTTACCCACTGCCTCTGGCAACCTccagtctgttttctgtgtctatgaactTTCGTGTGGGTGTAATTCCACATATGCATGTGATCATATGGTATTTAAGACTTTCTCTTGAAAGTAACTTTCTGGCTTTAATTGTTGgcttggaaaataaattttatttcattttttggtaaTTGTTAGATGAGATCTAGGAAAAAAATTGTCGTTTGTTCAGAgatttaattaacagtaatttgGGACCGCCTCCACTTATTTTATTGTTAGGTAATTGAATAACAGGGCTTCCttattggctcagtggtaaagaatccacctgcaatgcaagtgacatgggtttgatccctgggtcaggaagattccctggagaaggaaatagcaaccctctccagtattcttgcctgggaaatcccattgacagaggagcctggtggcctacagtccatgaggtcccaaaagaatcagacacaacttagtgactaaacaacaacaacaaattgagtAACAGGAGTAGTGGAGTACTGATAAACATTTTACATAAAGTTGTATCAGGACCCAGAAGGACAGGAAAAGCCTCAAAGTGCTAAGAGACCATGTTTTAGCAAGACAAGTGGAAGTAGTGACTGCCTGCCTATTATGGAATCTGGTTCAGAGTAGGTGCTTAATGGCATGGGCCAAATTGAACAAATTGAACAAACAAGGCTactaatgaacaaatgaatatctAGAACTCATGAGAAAAGAAGGGACGGGTGGGAAATGAGGAAAGAAGGGTTACATACATCTTGAAGGACATCACTGTTTACACTTCTTTGCTGTTATGAATTACACTGTAATGGATAGCCCTGTAAGTATATCCTTGTTCTCATGTATGAGAGTCTCTCTAAGGTAGAAACCTGGAGGGGAAACAGCTGGGACATACAGCATTTACAGCTTCATCTTTACTACTTATTACTCACCTCCTCTCCGGAAGGTTATCAGTTTATAGTCCCACTGAGAGTATAGAAGTTTCCATAGACTAGGAGAAGAGATTTACTGATGTAGAGCCGACAAAGATTCAATCAGAATATGTACATAACTTCTGTGACTCGAGGGAAAAAGCAACCCAGATGAAAAACATGGGCAAAGAATATGAACAGCAGTTCACAGAAGAGGAATTAATCAGGGAAATACAGATGTAAGATGTGCTTGTTCGTGTTTTAGCTTAATGATGCAGAAGCTTTTCAAACAGTTTATGTGTTAGATTTGACAAAAGGAAGATCTGGGAGGATGTTTGAACAGGCCTACAGCTAGCTCATGACTTGCTCTGGAGTGAATTAGGAAAAAGGGACTCTCGGGCATACAGAAAAAGTCTTCACCAGGATTCAGGTTTGGCAAGCTCCATCAAGCAGATTTCAGACACCCTTGTACCTGACACCTTTGTGCAAGGTACAGTCTGTACAATATGCATGACTCCCTAGCCCTGAAGCATGTCTGTTGAGCCCCAGGTTTCCAGAAGGTGCTCTTAAAAGTTACTGCTACGTGGATGGTGTTGTGGAAGGACTTCATGCAGGCGAATGATGCAGTAGCTTATTCCATGTGGTTATAAGAATATTTTGCATTAGTAGAGAATGTTACAGAATTTCAGAGTACCTTCACTTGTTTCATTAGCTCTAGAAACCATAGTGGTATACaggtatatataaattataaaatgcaggtatatacaggtatatataaatttcatatataaaaagctgagattaaaaatatgtttttatttatgttcTACTGTTTCCAAAAGATAATAAAGGATTCAGTGTGTTGCACCAGGATCTCCAGGTAGATAACAAAGTCTCATAGCTATCATTCTTACTGAAAGGTGTTGCTGAACCATGCAAAGActcgggattcttggcctccagaagagaagaattcaatccggggccagagacaaggctggatcgctcagagcttttgtacaataaagttttattaaggtataagggagacagagaaagcttctgacataggcatcagaagggggcagaaagagtacgcccttgctagtgttagccatggagttgtatactctctaattagttattacagtgaatcaaaagaatgtctggaggttgtaaagacctcactagacctcCTCCCATAATGTACACCCTAAGATAATAGGAGTAGCCAGAAGGTTtcttccagagactgtcctcaggcagggtaCATTATTGCTAtgtaatcctaaggaatgtagaggggaaaaagtttgtcctttcttcctacttgagaattccagacccctctctccttggggacccctagacttcttatcaacctgcctaggaattagCTCTCTCATTATTTTGCTGGTGACTTTAAAATCTTTTACTGGAGAATAAAACCAGATACAGAAAGTCGCACAGTATAAATGCAtaggctgagttccaaagagaacATTTTGAACACTTGTGACCACCACTTAGTCAAGAAATAAAACCTTTCCAGCCATCTCAGAACTCCTTCAGTGTGCCTTGCCCTAAGCATAACCTTTTCCTTCCCCATTATTCTTACTTTTATGGtaataacttttattttggtATACTCTCGTATGATGTACTCATGGTGCATTTTAATGTTTCCCTGTCCTCTGTATTTTCTGCAAATTGGCAGCTGGAATCAAGGCTTCAATTATTATCATATTAGTAAGACTATAGCTGGTGGCCTGTTCTTTTATCAGGAGGCATGTAatgcccttttattttttatatacattttaaaatcaatttaatttctacaaataaaacagttcCTTATTTGTATCTCATAAATTTTgctcattaaaaaatgtttttggttATATCCTGTAAATCTCTCTTAATCTGCAGCAGAGATCAACAAACTATCCATAAAGCtctaaacagtaaatattttgagATTTGGTGGCTGTTTGGTCTCTGTTGCAACCCCTTAGCTCTGTCACATTAAGGGGAAAGCAGCCCTAGACAAATATATAAACagatgggtgtggctgtgttcttATAACTTTATTTACAAGAACAGAGGGCATCCAGATTGACCCATAGACTAGTGGTTTACCACCTCCTGATGTGTGGGTCCTGCCTCTATCCTTCTCTTTTCCTCACAATTTTTCTGTTAAAGAACCTAGGCTGTTTGACATACATACTCTCCCATAGTATGGGTTTGTCAATTACTCATGGTGCATTTcagcaggtttccctgtcctgtaTTTTCTGCAAATTGGCTGCTGAAACCAGCAGCTTGGTTAGATGCAATTGGATCACATTAGTAAGACTCTAGCTGATAGTCCATTCTTTCatcaggagacaggtaatgtcTGGTTTCCTCTCTGTGTGATCTTAGTAGCTACTAATGCTTAATGCCTAGTTGTGACTACGCATTAAGTGGTGGTTTTAAcctttgttttaacttttatttaaccTTTATTGTTTTCCTGACCCATGATTCTAGTCCACTTTCCTTGAACTGCAGTATAGATATACTAGAgcttttgtttatatattgttCCCAGGACCTCTTTGTGTTGACTCCCTGCTTTGACTCTCACCCAAGAAAGCATAGTAGAATGTGAGTAGGTGAGAATGGTGATATATTATGGGGAAtgttaattttacattaaaatacagCCTGCCAACTTTGTTGTTGGAAATAAATCACCACACACTTGCACTGTCAACCTGCGCACAGAAGCTGTAAATCACTATCCTAGACTGTGCTGCTTAGCTGCTTGATTGTGGTGcttttttccttataaatgttttgtatttttcacaaactttaaatgacatttttatta includes the following:
- the TSEN15 gene encoding tRNA-splicing endonuclease subunit Sen15, yielding MEERGESQPTAGCGDARPGDDRGGGSAHPWAPEDAWMGTHPKYLEMMELDIGDATQVYIAFLVYLDLMESKSWHEVNCVGLPDLQLICLLGTEIEGEGLQTVVPTPISASLSHNRIREILKASRKLQGDPDLPMSFTLAIVESDSTIVYYKLTDGFMLPDPQNISLRR